The Magnetococcales bacterium genome contains a region encoding:
- a CDS encoding universal stress protein, producing MTSHSSTPSALPAGAPYQKILVALDSSAHADRGLSHALTLAQAGESAEITGIHAYAAKLHDMRFRQMEGGLPEQFRKEEALEEQRETHDDLITKGLDLITESYLDVGKRACEAVGIAFRGRSVEGKNYAMLAAETQTGHYDLLVMGSQGVGAVPGERLGGVCDRVSRRTAIDTLVVKEPERESLEGPIVVAVDGSELSYGGLMTAMQLCRHWKQPLILVAAYDPYYHYVVFNNIAGILSQEGKQVFKFEEQEKLHEEIIDSGLAKIYQAHLDVARTMAEEQGLTPECVLLAGKPTTAITTFLEERKPALAILGKTGIHADDELDVGRVTDHLLREAGCNLLLSCRTHVPETDRIASFTTSWTEEAEARLNRAPSFVRKMARMAILRYAQDRGHTVITARIVEEATAALMPGGGGAGHGGGVDAEGGKPEGDKPEGLEEIPLSAGAQAMLGAVADPHLAANVRLRAQKAARQEKSPEVTPKQLARFLPQSMSSAPELEVADSFQWSEVALERINRAPEGFMRDAAREHVLEVVREQNRTAVTLEDVEAGLVRARDKMMKSQS from the coding sequence ATGACCTCTCACTCTTCCACTCCTTCAGCCTTGCCAGCTGGCGCGCCCTACCAAAAAATATTGGTCGCCCTGGATTCATCCGCCCATGCCGACCGGGGCTTGTCTCACGCCCTCACCTTGGCCCAGGCGGGGGAGAGTGCTGAAATCACCGGTATTCACGCCTATGCCGCCAAGCTCCACGACATGCGTTTTCGGCAGATGGAAGGGGGGCTTCCCGAGCAGTTTCGCAAGGAGGAGGCTCTGGAGGAGCAGCGGGAGACCCACGACGATCTCATCACCAAGGGGTTGGACCTCATTACCGAATCCTACCTGGATGTGGGCAAGCGGGCTTGTGAGGCTGTTGGAATAGCCTTTCGGGGGCGCTCGGTGGAGGGGAAAAATTATGCCATGCTGGCCGCTGAAACCCAAACCGGTCACTACGATCTTCTGGTGATGGGTTCCCAAGGGGTGGGGGCGGTGCCCGGGGAGCGGTTGGGGGGTGTGTGTGACCGGGTAAGCCGTCGTACCGCCATTGATACCCTGGTGGTGAAGGAGCCTGAGCGGGAGAGCCTGGAAGGGCCGATTGTGGTGGCTGTGGATGGTTCGGAGCTTTCCTATGGGGGGCTTATGACCGCCATGCAGCTCTGCCGTCACTGGAAGCAGCCTCTTATTTTGGTCGCTGCTTACGATCCCTACTATCACTATGTGGTGTTCAACAACATCGCGGGCATTCTCTCCCAGGAGGGCAAGCAGGTCTTCAAGTTTGAAGAGCAGGAAAAGCTTCACGAGGAGATTATTGATTCGGGGCTGGCGAAAATCTATCAGGCCCATCTGGATGTGGCCCGCACCATGGCTGAGGAGCAGGGGCTGACGCCGGAATGTGTTTTGCTGGCTGGCAAGCCCACCACCGCCATCACCACTTTTCTGGAAGAGCGCAAGCCGGCCCTGGCCATCTTGGGCAAAACCGGTATCCATGCCGATGATGAATTGGATGTGGGGCGGGTGACTGATCATCTGTTGCGGGAGGCGGGTTGCAACCTGCTCCTCTCCTGCCGTACGCATGTGCCGGAGACCGACCGCATTGCCAGCTTTACCACCTCCTGGACCGAAGAGGCCGAGGCTCGTCTTAACCGTGCCCCTTCTTTTGTTCGCAAGATGGCCCGTATGGCGATTTTGCGTTATGCCCAGGATCGGGGACATACGGTCATCACGGCGCGGATTGTGGAGGAGGCGACGGCGGCGTTGATGCCGGGTGGTGGCGGTGCCGGGCATGGTGGGGGTGTTGATGCGGAAGGGGGCAAGCCGGAGGGGGATAAGCCGGAAGGTTTGGAGGAGATTCCCTTGAGCGCGGGTGCCCAGGCGATGTTGGGGGCGGTGGCGGATCCCCATCTGGCGGCCAATGTGCGTCTGCGGGCGCAAAAAGCTGCCCGGCAGGAAAAGAGCCCGGAGGTTACCCCCAAGCAGCTGGCTCGTTTTCTGCCTCAATCCATGTCATCCGCACCCGAGCTGGAGGTGGCGGACTCTTTTCAATGGAGCGAGGTGGCTTTGGAGCGGATCAATCGCGCCCCGGAAGGTTTTATGCGGGATGCGGCGAGGGAGCATGTGTTGGAAGTGGTTCGGGAGCAAAACAGAACCGCTGTGACCCTTGAAGATGTGGAAGCGGGTTTGGTGCGGGCCAGAGACAAAATGATGAAAAGCCAGTCGTGA